In Paenibacillus sonchi, a single genomic region encodes these proteins:
- a CDS encoding response regulator produces the protein MRIVVVEDEATLRRGIIQFIEQMNERYQVVGEAENGTDGERTILELQPDLIITDIKMPDMSGLEMLEKLKAQHFEYRSVILSGYSEFEYAKRAISAGVQEYLLKPFTENELRRVLAELSLSIELQRSLDTAQKEGAAPFDYYFNSLLLGAPVNLEVLAERLLKEYNLNIRQPFYLAAIYLHEKRNEAEQSWEKLLNSQLDKTMKGPVYTFALPADHLHLLLLTDQQSIDQFYRVIKQMLMAEQTPPNMASGFIKCEDMTSFRMQLTELKNDLQWSIVLGDQIVIDHERIQTLVTQIVRYPVELERQIILEIHAIDLNTMYSTCQEFLHYWRSKLYHPEDVIHAFVQFCSAIVNAAHKASLKWEQTLNLRRVYLKLMDSLTWSELSSTLLELHAEMQDSVRDYKLEYSPVIKRVIHYVDLHLHERITQLEVADKLRITPEYLSLLFAKEVGNNFNAYVREKKMNRAKELLMQSELSGYEISSLLGFTDPKYFYKVFKEVTGLSTSDFIKIHRR, from the coding sequence ATGAGGATTGTTGTTGTTGAGGATGAGGCGACCCTTCGCAGGGGAATTATTCAATTCATCGAACAGATGAATGAGCGGTATCAAGTGGTCGGCGAAGCGGAAAATGGCACGGACGGGGAGCGGACCATTCTGGAACTGCAGCCGGACTTAATTATTACCGACATTAAGATGCCGGATATGAGCGGTCTGGAAATGCTCGAGAAGCTGAAGGCGCAGCATTTCGAGTACCGCTCTGTCATTCTAAGCGGCTATTCGGAGTTCGAGTACGCAAAGCGGGCAATCAGTGCAGGTGTTCAGGAGTATTTATTGAAACCGTTTACGGAAAATGAGCTGCGCAGAGTGCTGGCAGAACTTTCGTTGTCCATCGAATTGCAGAGAAGCCTCGATACAGCCCAAAAGGAGGGAGCCGCACCCTTCGATTATTACTTCAACAGCCTTCTGCTCGGAGCCCCTGTGAATCTGGAAGTCCTTGCAGAACGACTGCTCAAGGAATACAACCTAAATATCCGCCAGCCGTTCTACCTTGCAGCTATATATTTGCATGAGAAGCGTAATGAGGCTGAACAATCGTGGGAGAAACTGCTGAACAGCCAACTGGATAAGACGATGAAGGGGCCGGTTTATACTTTTGCTTTGCCAGCTGATCATCTGCATCTACTGTTATTAACAGATCAGCAGAGTATTGATCAATTCTACAGAGTAATCAAGCAGATGTTAATGGCAGAACAGACGCCGCCGAATATGGCCAGCGGATTTATTAAGTGCGAGGACATGACAAGCTTCAGGATGCAGCTAACTGAGCTGAAGAATGACCTCCAATGGTCGATTGTGCTGGGCGATCAAATCGTAATTGATCATGAGCGCATCCAGACACTGGTGACGCAGATTGTCCGCTATCCGGTTGAGCTTGAGCGACAGATCATTCTGGAGATCCATGCTATAGATTTAAATACAATGTACTCCACTTGCCAGGAGTTTCTGCATTACTGGAGATCAAAGCTATACCATCCGGAAGATGTCATTCATGCATTCGTGCAGTTCTGCTCCGCGATAGTCAACGCAGCTCACAAAGCTTCTCTCAAGTGGGAACAGACGCTGAATCTCAGGAGGGTATATCTCAAGCTGATGGATTCTCTGACCTGGTCCGAATTAAGCAGCACCCTGCTGGAGCTGCATGCAGAAATGCAGGATTCAGTCCGTGATTATAAGCTTGAATATAGCCCTGTAATTAAGCGGGTGATCCATTACGTTGATCTGCACCTGCATGAGCGGATTACACAATTGGAGGTGGCGGATAAGCTTCGTATTACCCCAGAGTACTTAAGCCTGCTGTTTGCCAAGGAGGTCGGCAACAACTTCAATGCTTATGTCCGGGAGAAGAAGATGAACCGGGCC
- a CDS encoding sensor histidine kinase — translation MNRMIGLIRSMFKGYKRSLKGKLILSFLFTAILPLMVVQFIVYTSTARSMQHKINELLEGNLIQAARSVEWEIASYNDLLYQIFTDEDITQLTLKMTHGSDNEQIISFGKLREKLGILANSKDGISNISILMPNELVVCYDKITGLATQHYWAKFGGQITDTVFYKQAGQTDQTVILPTEYADQYGEKSTHLFHLAKRMFDIGRQNKNTIGVIVISLKEEVLSEGVNYANMHLNGSGFNYIVDHNQTVISFPEKTLIGEPETNFLNQHAIKLTSGSTVSSVWAERWNKKPVLVNKQMDSTLGWSFVNVTDKKEMFREMQSHQRLYLMIGVLTIVFSLLLAVYFSGKFTHSLRTIVRAMTSAKRGNLDIQLNFHTEDEIAIISSSFNSMIGQIKELVEDVKIAARQQKEAEIKALEAQINPHFLYNTLDTINWIAIENEQYKISHMLKNLAQILRYTISPSNEIVPIRKEMEWLRQYIYLQQIRFEHSFECVLEVEEAVVDCKIYKLLLQPFIENAILHGLEGCRTGGLITVTVGGYKSSCIQIRITDNGRGMTPEQLAQVLNCKEQTVKKKGGGLGIHNVFTRLRLYYGQDCRWNITSQLGEGTQVLLEIPNVLKRED, via the coding sequence ATGAATAGAATGATTGGTTTAATAAGAAGCATGTTCAAAGGCTACAAGCGGAGTCTGAAAGGTAAACTGATTCTCTCCTTCCTGTTCACAGCCATCCTGCCGCTCATGGTGGTGCAGTTTATTGTATACACCAGCACTGCCAGATCGATGCAGCACAAAATAAATGAGCTGCTGGAAGGAAATCTGATTCAGGCCGCCCGCAGTGTAGAATGGGAGATTGCCTCGTATAATGACCTGCTATATCAAATTTTCACAGACGAGGATATCACTCAGCTGACTCTGAAGATGACACATGGTTCAGACAATGAACAGATCATCTCATTTGGCAAGCTGCGGGAAAAACTGGGGATACTGGCCAATTCCAAGGATGGAATCTCGAACATTTCCATTCTCATGCCGAATGAGTTAGTCGTATGCTATGACAAGATAACCGGACTTGCCACTCAGCACTATTGGGCCAAATTCGGAGGGCAGATTACGGACACGGTATTCTATAAGCAGGCGGGGCAGACCGATCAAACGGTGATCCTCCCGACCGAATATGCTGACCAGTACGGGGAGAAGTCCACACATTTATTCCATCTGGCTAAAAGAATGTTTGATATAGGAAGGCAGAATAAGAATACAATCGGCGTAATCGTGATTAGCCTGAAAGAAGAAGTACTGTCCGAGGGTGTAAATTATGCGAATATGCATCTAAATGGCAGCGGATTCAATTACATTGTTGACCACAATCAGACCGTAATCTCCTTCCCGGAGAAAACATTGATCGGTGAGCCGGAGACAAATTTCTTGAATCAACATGCCATTAAACTCACCAGCGGAAGTACCGTATCAAGTGTATGGGCTGAGCGCTGGAACAAAAAACCTGTGCTGGTGAACAAACAAATGGACAGCACACTTGGCTGGAGCTTTGTCAACGTTACCGATAAAAAGGAGATGTTCCGTGAAATGCAATCCCACCAGCGTCTGTATCTGATGATCGGTGTGCTGACGATTGTATTCTCGCTGCTGCTGGCCGTCTATTTCTCCGGAAAATTCACTCATTCGCTCCGAACGATTGTCCGTGCCATGACTTCTGCCAAAAGGGGGAATCTGGATATTCAGCTTAACTTCCATACGGAGGACGAAATCGCCATAATCTCCTCTAGCTTTAACAGCATGATCGGCCAGATTAAGGAATTGGTGGAAGATGTCAAGATTGCAGCAAGGCAGCAGAAAGAAGCTGAGATTAAAGCGCTAGAGGCGCAGATTAATCCTCATTTCCTGTACAACACTCTGGATACGATTAACTGGATCGCCATTGAGAATGAGCAATATAAGATCAGCCACATGCTCAAGAATCTGGCGCAAATACTCCGATACACGATTAGCCCAAGCAATGAAATCGTCCCTATACGGAAGGAAATGGAGTGGCTGCGGCAATATATTTACTTACAACAAATTCGCTTTGAGCATTCCTTCGAATGTGTCCTGGAAGTAGAGGAGGCAGTGGTGGATTGCAAAATCTACAAGCTGCTGCTTCAGCCCTTTATTGAGAATGCCATACTGCATGGACTGGAGGGCTGCCGTACCGGTGGGCTTATTACGGTCACTGTCGGCGGTTACAAGAGTAGCTGCATCCAGATTCGAATCACAGACAATGGCCGGGGGATGACTCCTGAGCAGCTTGCCCAAGTCTTGAATTGCAAAGAACAGACGGTAAAAAAGAAGGGTGGCGGGCTGGGAATACATAATGTGTTTACCCGTCTAAGACTCTATTACGGGCAGGACTGCCGCTGGAATATTACCAGTCAATTAGGGGAAGGAACGCAAGTTCTGTTAGAAATCCCCAATGTCCTGAAGAGGGAGGACTAA
- a CDS encoding RICIN domain-containing protein → MKFSRKMITASLMALFLFTAVFNQAFAFGPVTLWGSSATQSASYARALILQNSGADNGKMYATHETWTANQLPHPAGPNFPIYESTNGGQNWTKVGEVADIHPGEGLREQGFLYELPQQIGNMPKGTMLLAVNAFPEGELVHNIELYKSNNLGRSWTYVATIATGGAYGGGMNWESQGIWEPFLLVASGKLLCFYADEQDANHNQMIVHRSSADGVTWSQTKVDVALGNSRPGMPTVTKMGNGQYMLVYEIVNMYDDQIHYKISNDPENWGNTADAGMKVNYYKGQTPGSQPYVVWVPGGSPNGTVIISGGRSDKLFLNYNYGQGHWTTQDSVITLGYSRSLVPVSNNKLFIISTVKNASIGNSDVMAGTSDIVPASNNYSDNQMMLVNKNGKAMDLIGGNQNNGAVINQWAYDYNGPNQRWSVIPAGNGHFRIASSVSGKYAAVQGNSTSDGAQLVSAPYEEGNAFQQWDFVDAGNGWFKIVNVGSGKVLDVDKNSLANEAKMQQWAWTDAECQYWRIQPQGDYYIQAEHSGKYLNAGGAGTANETPVIQFTFENNIWFKWRFESTGEGYYKVFNLHAPNKVADASNVSTADGAKVHLWDDVNAGNQQVRLVPQQDGSFKLFFKHSNKAWDIEEFSRNNEARLTQYTEVTADNQKFYLERSN, encoded by the coding sequence ATGAAATTTTCCCGAAAAATGATTACGGCTTCTCTTATGGCTCTGTTTCTGTTCACGGCAGTCTTTAACCAGGCGTTCGCCTTTGGTCCGGTAACCCTCTGGGGGAGCAGTGCAACGCAGAGTGCGAGCTACGCCCGGGCACTGATTCTCCAGAATAGCGGAGCGGACAACGGCAAGATGTACGCTACGCATGAGACATGGACCGCCAATCAGCTGCCGCATCCGGCGGGTCCTAATTTTCCAATCTATGAAAGCACCAATGGCGGACAAAACTGGACAAAGGTAGGGGAAGTTGCCGATATTCATCCGGGAGAAGGACTAAGAGAACAAGGCTTCCTCTATGAGCTTCCCCAGCAGATCGGCAATATGCCTAAGGGGACGATGCTACTCGCAGTAAATGCTTTTCCTGAAGGCGAGCTGGTGCATAACATCGAACTCTATAAGAGCAACAATCTGGGCAGATCCTGGACCTATGTCGCAACCATCGCCACCGGAGGGGCTTATGGAGGAGGCATGAACTGGGAGAGCCAGGGAATCTGGGAGCCGTTCCTCCTCGTAGCCAGCGGCAAGCTGCTGTGCTTCTATGCGGATGAGCAGGACGCGAATCACAATCAGATGATTGTCCACCGCTCGTCAGCAGACGGCGTAACCTGGAGTCAGACCAAGGTGGATGTAGCGCTCGGGAATTCCCGGCCGGGCATGCCGACGGTTACGAAAATGGGCAATGGACAGTATATGCTGGTATATGAAATCGTCAATATGTACGACGACCAGATTCACTATAAGATATCCAATGACCCCGAGAATTGGGGCAATACCGCCGATGCAGGCATGAAGGTTAACTATTATAAAGGCCAGACCCCGGGTTCGCAGCCGTATGTGGTCTGGGTTCCTGGCGGAAGCCCGAACGGAACGGTTATCATCTCCGGAGGACGGTCGGATAAGCTGTTCCTGAATTATAATTACGGGCAAGGTCATTGGACAACGCAGGATAGCGTAATTACTTTGGGATATAGCCGAAGCCTGGTTCCTGTGAGCAACAATAAGCTTTTTATCATCTCTACAGTCAAGAATGCCTCAATCGGCAATAGCGATGTTATGGCTGGAACCAGCGATATCGTCCCGGCTAGCAACAATTACAGCGACAACCAGATGATGCTGGTCAATAAGAACGGGAAAGCAATGGATTTGATCGGGGGAAATCAGAATAACGGCGCTGTGATTAACCAGTGGGCCTATGATTACAACGGGCCTAACCAGAGATGGTCAGTCATTCCTGCCGGAAACGGTCATTTCCGGATTGCGAGCAGCGTCAGCGGTAAATATGCAGCGGTGCAGGGCAATTCAACGAGCGATGGAGCACAGCTTGTCAGTGCCCCATATGAGGAAGGGAATGCCTTCCAGCAATGGGACTTTGTCGACGCCGGCAACGGCTGGTTCAAGATTGTCAATGTTGGCAGCGGAAAGGTGCTTGATGTAGACAAGAACTCGCTGGCTAATGAGGCCAAAATGCAGCAGTGGGCCTGGACCGATGCCGAGTGCCAGTACTGGAGAATCCAGCCACAGGGTGACTATTATATTCAAGCAGAGCATAGCGGCAAATATTTGAATGCGGGTGGTGCCGGGACGGCTAATGAAACTCCAGTGATCCAGTTTACTTTCGAGAACAATATCTGGTTTAAATGGAGATTTGAGAGTACGGGTGAAGGTTATTATAAAGTGTTCAATTTGCACGCCCCCAATAAGGTGGCTGACGCATCGAACGTTTCTACAGCTGATGGTGCCAAAGTGCATTTGTGGGATGATGTGAATGCAGGGAATCAGCAGGTAAGACTGGTGCCGCAGCAGGACGGGAGCTTTAAGCTGTTCTTCAAGCATTCCAATAAGGCCTGGGATATCGAGGAGTTCTCACGCAACAATGAAGCCAGACTGACCCAATACACTGAAGTAACTGCAGACAACCAGAAGTTTTATCTGGAAAGAAGCAACTAA
- a CDS encoding carbohydrate ABC transporter permease — MLYNIAAALICIVFLFPLYWMIITSFKTELEIFQTPISFFPKSINFNAYFEQVREDYNIFRNFLNSIIISGAAMVIAVALSIPAAYALARFRFKGRKLVILSFLITQMLPTSLTLTPLFIIFKNMGLYNTYLAPAIADATIAIPFSVLILRTYFVTIPRELDEAAKVDGCNVFTAFVRIMIPISISGVVVSIIFSTLFAWADLMYAFTFINKQNMWPVTSGVFNFMQRYGTQWNNVMAFGVVSVLPIILLFTFLQKYIISGLTNGAIKG, encoded by the coding sequence ATGTTATATAACATTGCGGCTGCACTGATCTGTATCGTCTTTCTCTTTCCGTTGTACTGGATGATCATCACTTCGTTCAAGACCGAGCTGGAGATTTTCCAGACACCGATTTCATTCTTTCCGAAGAGTATCAATTTCAATGCCTATTTCGAGCAGGTGAGAGAGGATTATAACATTTTCCGGAACTTCCTGAACAGTATCATCATTTCAGGCGCGGCAATGGTCATTGCAGTGGCACTAAGTATTCCTGCTGCCTACGCACTGGCGAGATTCAGGTTTAAGGGCAGGAAGCTGGTCATTTTGTCGTTCCTGATCACCCAGATGCTTCCCACCTCGCTAACGTTAACGCCATTATTTATTATTTTCAAAAATATGGGGCTGTATAATACGTATCTGGCCCCGGCAATTGCTGATGCAACGATTGCGATCCCGTTCTCTGTTCTGATCTTGCGGACATACTTTGTTACCATTCCGCGGGAGCTGGACGAAGCAGCCAAGGTTGACGGATGCAATGTGTTCACCGCTTTTGTCCGGATTATGATTCCGATCTCGATTTCCGGTGTCGTTGTCAGCATTATTTTCTCAACCCTATTTGCCTGGGCGGACCTGATGTACGCCTTCACATTCATTAATAAACAGAATATGTGGCCGGTCACTTCAGGGGTGTTCAATTTCATGCAGCGCTACGGGACACAGTGGAATAACGTCATGGCCTTCGGCGTAGTTTCCGTGCTACCGATCATTCTTCTATTTACGTTTCTGCAAAAGTACATTATTAGCGGTTTAACAAACGGTGCAATCAAAGGCTGA
- a CDS encoding carbohydrate ABC transporter permease — MSFQNIDVMTLNLPHKEFVGLGNYKGLFADPLLGTSLYNTLYYTVFSIAIQFVIGFMLALFFNKNFVLSKKVRGLILIPWMIPATITALVFKYMFSASGGIVDQILMDLHITGGPVEWLLHPVSAMWSLILTNSWIGVPFTMIMLLTGLTTIPSELYESASIDGASRWGKLRHITLPLLRPSIEAVLILGFISTFKVFDLVYVMTKGGPVDATETLSTLSYKLSFSEFNFSQGAAVANILFAILFVVSLAYLKLVKEDEVM, encoded by the coding sequence ATGAGTTTTCAGAACATTGATGTTATGACCTTAAATCTTCCGCACAAAGAATTTGTTGGACTGGGCAACTATAAGGGGCTGTTCGCTGATCCTCTGCTTGGTACGTCTTTGTATAACACCCTGTATTACACGGTATTCAGTATTGCAATCCAGTTCGTAATCGGCTTCATGCTGGCGCTGTTCTTCAACAAGAACTTTGTACTGTCGAAGAAAGTAAGAGGGCTGATTCTCATCCCATGGATGATCCCGGCAACCATAACCGCCCTTGTCTTCAAATACATGTTCAGTGCTTCCGGGGGAATCGTCGATCAGATTCTTATGGATCTGCACATTACGGGCGGGCCGGTTGAGTGGTTGCTACATCCCGTCAGTGCCATGTGGTCTTTGATTTTGACCAACTCCTGGATTGGCGTTCCGTTCACGATGATTATGCTGCTAACCGGTTTAACGACGATTCCAAGTGAGCTTTATGAGAGCGCGTCCATTGATGGGGCCAGCCGGTGGGGGAAGCTGCGGCATATCACGCTTCCTCTTCTGCGGCCTTCCATTGAGGCAGTACTTATTCTTGGATTTATCTCCACCTTCAAGGTGTTCGATCTCGTCTATGTAATGACGAAGGGCGGACCTGTAGATGCAACAGAAACGTTATCGACACTTTCATACAAGCTTTCCTTCTCTGAATTCAATTTCAGCCAGGGTGCGGCTGTGGCCAATATTCTATTCGCGATCTTGTTCGTAGTCAGTCTTGCCTACCTGAAGCTTGTGAAGGAAGATGAGGTGATGTGA
- a CDS encoding ABC transporter substrate-binding protein, which yields MRKGWTLLLACVMTMTIVSGCGSDNTDGNGSAATDLPNVVKNNASASAGAQKVKLVLWHYYEKDIEDFVKKFNESQDEVEVTPNFVPFSDFKKQLTIGLSAGNLPDLVLVDNSDVAAFAAMGLFEDITDKVNAWADKDQFFEGPMKSGIYEGKNYSLPFVSNCLGLFYNKELLDQAGVNPPQTWDELKTTAKVLTKDGVHGFATSLLKGEEGTFNFYPWLIAAGGSPEKLNSPEAASAVDFLSGLLEDGSMSKEVINIGMSDIEKQFAAGKVAMMVNGPWQTTSIEKDNPELDFGIALIPQGKQNASVLGGENIGMIQGKNKEAAWKFISWALSADSVRSYEEVSGAFPPRKDVAADKKYTEDPSLKVWMEQMESAMPRGPHAKWPELSTALSTAVQAVLTGAASTTDALAEAQATVDEIMK from the coding sequence ATGAGAAAAGGATGGACGTTACTGCTGGCTTGTGTTATGACCATGACCATCGTGTCAGGCTGCGGGTCGGATAATACGGATGGAAATGGAAGCGCTGCAACGGATCTTCCGAATGTAGTAAAGAATAACGCTTCAGCGTCTGCGGGAGCGCAGAAGGTCAAGCTAGTATTATGGCATTATTATGAGAAGGATATCGAAGACTTCGTTAAAAAATTCAATGAATCTCAGGATGAAGTGGAGGTTACGCCGAATTTCGTTCCGTTCAGTGATTTCAAGAAGCAGCTGACCATCGGACTTTCGGCAGGTAATCTGCCGGATCTGGTGCTAGTCGATAATTCGGATGTGGCCGCTTTTGCCGCAATGGGCCTGTTTGAAGACATCACTGATAAGGTAAACGCCTGGGCGGACAAGGATCAATTCTTCGAAGGCCCGATGAAGTCTGGGATTTATGAAGGCAAGAACTATTCGCTCCCGTTCGTGAGCAATTGCCTGGGCTTATTCTATAACAAAGAGCTGCTGGACCAAGCTGGTGTGAACCCGCCGCAAACCTGGGATGAACTTAAGACTACAGCGAAGGTATTAACCAAGGATGGTGTACACGGCTTTGCAACCTCGCTGCTCAAAGGGGAAGAAGGCACCTTCAATTTCTATCCATGGTTAATCGCCGCCGGCGGAAGCCCCGAGAAGCTGAATAGTCCAGAGGCTGCAAGCGCCGTAGATTTCTTATCCGGACTGCTGGAAGACGGCTCGATGAGCAAGGAAGTGATCAACATCGGGATGTCGGACATTGAAAAGCAATTTGCCGCCGGCAAAGTAGCGATGATGGTGAACGGTCCTTGGCAGACAACATCCATTGAGAAGGATAACCCTGAACTCGATTTTGGAATCGCTCTAATTCCACAAGGCAAGCAGAATGCCTCCGTATTAGGCGGAGAGAACATCGGAATGATCCAGGGCAAGAACAAGGAAGCCGCATGGAAATTCATCTCTTGGGCGCTTAGCGCTGACTCTGTCAGATCGTATGAGGAAGTATCGGGAGCATTCCCGCCAAGGAAAGATGTCGCTGCCGACAAGAAATATACTGAAGACCCGTCGCTCAAAGTCTGGATGGAACAGATGGAGTCTGCGATGCCAAGAGGTCCGCATGCGAAATGGCCGGAATTGTCTACTGCTCTGTCTACTGCCGTACAGGCAGTACTGACAGGAGCAGCCTCGACCACTGATGCCCTCGCCGAAGCCCAGGCCACTGTCGATGAGATCATGAAATAA
- a CDS encoding sigma-70 family RNA polymerase sigma factor — protein sequence MQSESIYHVLTKMIEGDQQAFHALYEATYKDVYRTVSFLVDHPQDREDIMNEIYMQMWTSLPNYDPNRPFHFWLHGLVIRQVQRFRVKSWRRFRIFERIRVFSRQEHHWDQPTLRTDGTDPEISRAMHKLTDKQRTVIILRFYHDYKLEEIATLLNIPLGTVKSRYHAGLQLLRKQLVNLPLERKEKNNAY from the coding sequence ATGCAAAGTGAATCTATATACCACGTGCTCACAAAAATGATCGAAGGAGATCAGCAGGCGTTTCATGCGTTGTATGAAGCCACCTATAAGGATGTCTACCGGACCGTCTCTTTTCTGGTGGATCATCCGCAGGATCGCGAAGATATTATGAATGAGATCTATATGCAAATGTGGACCTCGCTTCCCAACTACGATCCGAATCGTCCTTTCCACTTCTGGCTGCACGGCTTGGTCATCCGACAAGTGCAAAGGTTCCGGGTGAAAAGCTGGAGGAGATTCCGAATTTTCGAACGTATCCGTGTCTTTTCCCGGCAAGAGCATCATTGGGATCAGCCCACGTTGAGGACGGATGGGACAGACCCCGAGATATCGAGGGCCATGCACAAGCTGACCGATAAACAGCGAACGGTGATCATCCTCCGCTTTTATCACGACTATAAGCTGGAGGAGATTGCGACATTACTCAATATTCCGCTGGGTACAGTCAAGTCCAGATATCATGCCGGCCTGCAGTTGCTTCGAAAACAATTGGTAAATCTCCCGTTGGAAAGGAAGGAAAAGAACAATGCCTATTGA
- a CDS encoding beta-L-arabinofuranosidase domain-containing protein — MIELKGKHVVLHDGDLKRREEANRRYLMKLTNDNLLFNFKIEAGRYHGRDIPHDAHGGWETPVCQIRGHFLGHWLSAAAMRFHETDDLELKVKADLILDELAECQKDNGGQWVGPIPEKYLHWIAKGKGIWAPQYNIHKLFMGLVDMYHFTGSQKALDVADHFADWFVEWSSTFTRENFDDILDMETGGMLEAWADLLHITGNDKYSTLLERYYRSRLFHPLLENKDPLTNMHANTTIPEVLGCARAYEVTGEQRWMDIVTAYWKCAVTERGTLATGGNTAGEVWMPKMKIKARLGDKNQEHCTVYNMIRLAEFLFRHTSDPAYAQYIEYNMYNGIMAQAYYQEYHLTGNKHGNPSSGLLTYFLPMKAGLRKDWSSETDSFFCCHGTMVQANAALNRGIYYQDHNDVFVCQYFHSELTTEINGENVRINQSQDHMSGSMLNSSNTAGQQELNEITALHENLPNYKKYDFVVHIGAPNEFAIHFRIPDWIMSEAIIYVNDQLHGKSADHTAFYTILRNWQDGDRISIILPVGIRFIPLPDDEQTGAFRFGPEVLAGICENERILFTQKDDVASELIMENEREWGSWRYFFKTANQDPGIQLRRIRDIGYEPYQVYFTVKKA; from the coding sequence ATGATAGAACTGAAGGGCAAACATGTCGTTCTTCATGACGGTGATTTGAAACGCAGGGAAGAAGCAAACAGGCGGTATTTAATGAAATTGACGAATGATAATCTCCTGTTTAACTTTAAAATAGAAGCAGGAAGATATCATGGTAGAGATATTCCACATGATGCACATGGGGGATGGGAGACGCCAGTCTGTCAGATCCGGGGACATTTCCTTGGACATTGGCTGTCTGCCGCGGCTATGCGGTTTCATGAGACTGATGATTTGGAACTAAAGGTAAAAGCGGATCTCATATTAGACGAGCTTGCCGAATGTCAGAAAGATAATGGCGGACAATGGGTTGGGCCTATTCCAGAGAAATATTTACATTGGATCGCAAAAGGAAAAGGGATTTGGGCTCCACAGTATAATATTCATAAGTTATTTATGGGACTTGTTGATATGTACCATTTTACCGGCAGTCAAAAGGCGCTCGATGTGGCAGATCATTTTGCAGACTGGTTCGTCGAGTGGAGCAGTACCTTCACAAGAGAGAACTTCGATGACATTCTGGACATGGAGACAGGCGGAATGCTTGAAGCTTGGGCAGACCTGCTCCATATTACAGGGAATGATAAATACTCTACCTTGCTGGAGCGTTATTACCGCAGCAGACTTTTCCATCCTTTACTGGAGAACAAAGATCCGCTGACCAACATGCATGCCAACACAACCATTCCTGAAGTACTCGGTTGTGCCAGAGCTTACGAAGTAACCGGCGAACAAAGATGGATGGACATTGTCACTGCCTACTGGAAATGTGCTGTCACAGAGCGAGGAACTCTGGCAACTGGCGGGAATACTGCCGGTGAAGTGTGGATGCCGAAAATGAAGATCAAGGCACGCCTCGGTGACAAGAACCAGGAGCATTGCACTGTATATAATATGATCCGTCTGGCAGAGTTTCTCTTCCGGCATACATCAGATCCGGCATATGCGCAGTATATCGAATATAATATGTACAACGGTATAATGGCTCAGGCCTACTATCAAGAATATCATCTGACCGGAAATAAGCACGGAAACCCCTCATCAGGGCTGCTCACTTATTTCCTGCCGATGAAGGCAGGCCTCAGGAAGGATTGGAGTTCGGAGACCGATAGCTTCTTCTGCTGTCACGGAACTATGGTACAAGCTAATGCTGCATTAAACAGAGGCATTTATTATCAGGATCATAATGATGTATTTGTATGCCAGTATTTCCATTCTGAGCTGACAACAGAGATCAACGGAGAGAACGTCCGAATTAATCAATCTCAGGATCATATGAGTGGGAGCATGCTGAACTCTTCGAATACTGCAGGACAGCAGGAATTGAATGAGATTACAGCTCTTCACGAGAATCTGCCCAATTATAAAAAGTATGATTTCGTAGTCCATATCGGTGCTCCTAATGAGTTTGCAATCCATTTCCGGATCCCGGACTGGATCATGTCGGAAGCCATCATCTATGTGAACGATCAGTTGCACGGCAAATCAGCGGATCACACGGCATTCTACACCATACTGCGGAATTGGCAGGACGGCGACCGGATCAGCATCATTCTGCCGGTCGGCATCCGTTTCATTCCTCTGCCGGACGACGAACAGACAGGAGCGTTTCGTTTTGGTCCTGAAGTGCTGGCTGGTATTTGTGAGAATGAAAGAATTCTCTTTACACAAAAAGATGATGTTGCCTCTGAATTGATTATGGAAAATGAACGGGAGTGGGGCAGCTGGCGCTATTTCTTCAAGACGGCAAATCAGGATCCGGGAATTCAGCTGAGAAGAATTCGCGATATCGGTTATGAACCCTATCAAGTTTACTTCACGGTAAAAAAAGCTTAG